One region of Chanodichthys erythropterus isolate Z2021 chromosome 17, ASM2448905v1, whole genome shotgun sequence genomic DNA includes:
- the tlcd5a gene encoding TLC domain-containing protein 5a, translated as MSPLVLAVGVCLAGWIALYALLCYTNGTCGYEWNCRLVTLFHGILAICITAYLGYIDGPWPFTNPGTKNTPLQITAMVVSLGYFIFDMGWCVYFRTEGLVMLAHHTMSILGIMLTLWLGESGIESCAVLFGSEITNPLLQTRWFLKHSGRYDSFLGDLVDVLFVLLFVFMRIFVGGNMLYCELTSPRPKFIIKCGGVAMYALSWVFMADIARFAYRKSHVKYQHWMNRHRMAEVNGQHMKRD; from the exons ATGTCGCCGCTGGTGCTGGCAGTCGGAGTATGCTTAGCTGGGTGGATTGCTCTATATGCTTTGCTGTGCTATACAAATGGGACTTGTGGCTATGAATGGAACTGTCGGCTAGTTACACTATTCCATGGCATCCTTGCAATCTGTATAACTGCTTACCTTGGATACATAGATGGACCGTGGCCTTTCACCAACCCAG GTACAAAAAACACCCCTCTGCAGATCACTGCAATGGTAGTCAGTCTGGGCTACTTTATCTTTGACATGGGCTGGTGTGTGTACTTCCGCACCGAAGGCCTGGTGATGCTCGCTCACCACACCATGAGCATCCTGGGTATTATGCTCACACTGTGGCTGGGGGAGTCAGGCATCGAGTCTTGCGCCGTATTGTTTGGTAGCGAGATCACGAACCCCCTCCTCCAGACGCGCTGGTTCTTGAAACACTCCGGCCGCTACGACAGCTTCCTCGGAGACCTGGTGGATGTTCTGTTCGTTCTGCTGTTTGTATTCATGCGCATTTTCGTCGGCGGCAACATGCTGTACTGCGAGCTGACCTCTCCGAGACCCAAGTTCATCATCAAGTGTGGCGGTGTGGCCATGTATGCACTGTCCTGGGTGTTCATGGCTGACATCGCCCGTTTCGCATACCGCAAATCCCATGTCAAATACCAGCACTGGATGAATCGTCACAGGATGGCAGAGGTCAACGGGCAGCACATGAAGAGAGACTGA